AAAATTctggataaaaatttgaaagaaattaaggAAGAAAATATGAGTAAAATATATGAAGAGAATTTGGAGATTTGTGAAACTGGAGTTCAAAATCTAACAGAAGGAAATCTGAGTATTATATATAATgatatcgaaaaagaaaatgagCAACTAGAAAACAATAAGATTGAGATGTATAaaattgcaagaattcaaaatgagaagtcgaatgaaaaattgaaaattttaggagagatcaacatgaatttcaatgaaaaattaataaatcagtATACAGCACCTTTAATAGAATTtccagaaaataaaaacaagattgaCCAAAATCTATATGAGCTAGGAAATccacaaaattcaatagaagacaaatattatgaaaataaagagataattctgaattataacagtataagtgatactcaagcaaacccatcagaacgatacattcaagaagtagtgaaatattcaagaaaacttgtcaatagagaacaaaacaaatgggatatacaattaaacagagtggaatttttattgaatacaatgcataatgcaattaatgaagaaacaaatttatattcaatgaaacaagaaagaaattgttacagaacaagtcatataaataatgaagacatcatgaagaaggtaaaagtaagattgaaaaagaatagaaaaagatacagaaagaaaatggagagaaggaatagaaggaaatatgtgaagtttaaaaaaaaaaaaaagagatttgGTTATTGTACGATTCCACAGGGAACAGACAAGCGGAATAAGATTTGTGCGAAATTAAAAACTCCATTTGAGGGACCATATATAACAGATAATGAGAATGGTTTGAATAGTTATGtattaaaagaattagaaacagaaagaaaaagaggaatttttcatattaatgatttatatgaattcatccagacaacgaatgaaagttaatttaaatttcaatcaaatttcagaattttggagaaattttaatattttaaattttatattgaaaataaaaaattatcaaatattaaatttggggaattgttatggaatggtattatcaacttataaaatcaatgagaatacattaccagactctatccttcggaaactagagcaaattcatcaaatagataataaattttaacttgatatgatccaataattttaaagaaaagtagagtaactttattcatttatttcatacacttgcacattataaaagtagcataaatccaatatttctaaagtactatatcaatattcattcaaaacatctcaggatctgaaacaaaatgaaaatattaataaaattcaagttcaatttgataaaatcaacaaaagatattcaactcaagtatcaggaaccatttatatatcatgtaaataatgttaaaagagtcaaaagactgaatattcaattttcattcaaaatgataaaaaataatcatttattttatatttcctatgttaattttcatgaaatagcttgtgatctagtgaattacatctagatgcaatctcaaaaatgtaatattagctgaaattcctaataaaattgtaaaaaatggatagggataggatatcgaatgataaatcagggattccaaagtaattaatgtctcaaacatacaaaaatgtatatatttcattagattatagtataatttaaaaatatgtagtagattttaggagttatagatagaaatatttgaatattaggccaaagaaagtgaatattagaaaaatttccaaattgtatatagaatatttgaaaattttgtaacttcgaatcgaccgaatgcaatatatgtggtaccaaaagatgcggaattaaatgaagaaattaactagatcaagattgaagagagaaaacttacctcaaaagagaaaattgcgaaagcatcatatttggaaaattttttgacatccaaggcaatcttgatttcaagaaaaaattgaaaatctatataaagcccagccgaatgacagctaatcagtcagtaaaaaaccattgttgagagcacgtcacctgactcaagaaatttacctgaaataattgataaacgaaagaatttatttacgaaaatttgcaagatattaaaattgttaaatacgtacctgaaaatcattgtgaaaagaagtggaaaattatttaatcaatttcaagaagaaatttccctggagtcaagcaagttgaagcaatattaattggaaaatggattcaaaacaatgcaactgaattaatacgaattaaggttataatccattcgaggttaggagcatagaagacgataccataccataacatagaacaatgatgaggtcgatgaagatttaaatacgtaaatataagattagattaatataaatttagttattagataagaatttctttatagttagtgaattttgaaaatattaattaaattaaaaaaaaaaatataattgaatttgaatgaaccctcctgagatatatagtcggcgcaaaattataaaagatatagtttcaaatttagttattggatcgaatcaatttaaatcaaatcaacaacaacataatcttcaacttgaatatatatatatacgatccataacaatatatatatatatatatatatatatatatatatatatatatatatatatatataaataatatcagtAACTGTTTAGTTTCCATGCGTTCTGCCGTTTGTAAAATCCCGCCCAGTTTCCCTTCTTATCTCTTCGTTCCTGATATGTTGCAATCTGGAAACTCTACAAGATCTTATCGAAATGTCCATCTCTAATTTGTCTATGgtcttttttttctggaagttgCCAGCATTCACAGCCATAAGTTAAAATAGATTCTACAACTGTTGTGTAGATTGTTGCCTCTgatattgaaacctttttttttcgtttcagtagCCGTTCAGTTGTTTATAGATAGAGTTGAGTAGGGGTGGAGGAGTCTCGATAGAAATGGCCCCCATTAATTGGGGATCTGCTTAGTGGTTATGTTTGCCTTAGAATGTTAGATGATATCATAGTTCTCCAGTCGCATACTCCAGGAAGTTTATTTTAATTGGGGTCGGATCttgtatattctcaaaatttaaatatgtatgTCGTAAAAAGATTTACCCAGATTTTTTCCTAATTAGGATGTCTATTAGCTGTTCTTTCGATCCTATTCTTGgggcatcctttctgctgtgtagtAATTTTCAACTCTGTATTTCTCAGAGTAACTAACGCTAAAAGATTACATATATCATGCTGTTACAATCATTACGTGTTCTTCAATTAACGGAAACTCTAGAGCCCGTAAGCAATCAGAGGTCTCCCCAAAGGACGTAGTTAATATCACACAATCTACTTCtacgaaagatgaaaaaaaactccTCTCCTGACCTATCTAGCTGCCGGTATCACTAGGCAACAACAGTACCTAGAAGTGAAGGGAATCCAATATGCTGATGTCATCATCAAAATGACATCACACCGAATAAATAagtcaaaatcattattttgatcCGTATCTGATAGAACGCTCGAGCTTTTCGGATTCTGAAGAGTTTTTATGTCAAAATAGACGACGTAATATCCCCACCAGACAAATGGAAGCAGGAGTGCCTCAAGGTTCAGTTCTAAGCCCAAAATCAACAACATCTGCATATGCAACGCCCCAAAAAGGTCAAGGAATATGCTAGCTCTATACGCAGATGATAGATGTCATTTACAGAATAGTGATCGCAGCACTAGATGATTTATATATTACAGACGAATGTTTCATTAAGGTGAaagattcaaatgaaatgactAAACCTGCATAGTCAACTGTGCGATTGTATTTTTCTTCCTGTTAATTTCTAGCTGTTTGCGGAAccaattatcaaatatattgggactgtatgcaaataaaaaaacaaacaaaaaacaaataataattcaaactctATGGATGGCAATCAATGGCATTCAATGTATGAAATTAGTATACTAAGCCCTACCTCATTCAGAGTATGGAACGTACTACGCTGATTGGTCGAAACCGcgagtatatatatatgtatacgaGGACATATTCGAGGAATTATCAAAGCCCAACAATCATTTTACTCTCCCATATTCgcgtattatattattatattataatgtctGGTCGCGGTAAAGGTGGAAAAGTTAAGGGTAAGGCAAAGTCTCGTTCCAACCGAGCTGGATTACAATTTCCAGTTGGTCGTATTCATCGTTTATTACGCAAAGGAAATTATGCTGAACGAGTTGGAGCTGGAGCACCCGTCTATCTAGCCGCTGTTATGGAATATCTAGCCGCCGAAGTTTTGGAATTGGCCGGTAACGCAGCACGTGACAACAAGAAAACCAGAATTATTCCCAGACATCTTCAGCTGGCAATCAGAAACGACGAAGAGTTGAACAAATTGCTATCGGGAGTAACTATCGCTCAAGGTGGTGTTTTACCGAATATCCAAGCCGTCCTCTTGCCAAAGAAGACAGAAAAGAAATCATAAATACAATCTGTATGTGAAACGGCCCTTTTCAGAGCCACAATATTTCCtcattgaaaagatttttttatcatctgATCACTTTGGGTATAATAAAATTGCGACAATTTCACGGTCCTACTGACATTCGTAAGTAGGGTAAATGCTCTGATTTTCGACCAAATTAacaaaaacatcgatttcgggtacgactttttcacacataaactaatcaaattttaaaggtgttgatgttcatcgattctttggctagttttaaataatttgtcatataattttaaacgtTCTCTTCGCATTCAACcttcgaaatgtgaaaacagAAAATCTGAATAACATTCGGGTCACGACcatgccgcagagttctcgaccatttttttgtttgttttcgaccactaataatagtggccgctcgctTCTCGTcttcacttaaaaattttatatttatatcaatcagatggatttcagatgaggtaattgaGTAAGAAACACtgggaacgtaaaaaaattattctgcaaaagttttcattttctataagtatttcaaaataggaactcatattaaataatattatttggttattttgttcttaatatcttttcagaaactaatgagtatataaaacaccgaccacaagtggtcgagaattaagtatagtatatccaaagtcacttggaggaaccagaatatttcaattatatgttcaagggttgtccaagtttccagaaattcctttggggccagtgaatttattgcctaacaatactttcgaataaacccccggtatttagcggatcgcggtttccatttcaaagagacatctggccgagcgtttttatggactagttcaagtggctttgtatatactatacaatcaaattggttctcgaccgagaATAAATGAAAGGTAGAATAAgtatgtttcaacgttaattcagtggtcgcaaactaatattcaaaaaaaaaaaacgaacatgatccaacagaaatatatcggttgaaataaacaattattgaaattacatattggttgtcgaccactttggtcgagaaataaaaggtaaaaattttccaataccagttcgcgactgccgaataatatacattttcctacaactgctatgaaaagtagcgtattcttcatagcttactcaatttcaaaactatgtattgctcatactgtgggaaatattatttctcacagcactttgcccacacctcgcttggtagaccaatgtaattgggcttttgagtcgtttctatggaaacgcgaTAAATTCGCACatacattttgatttgaatcaagtccattacttgaattattgaaatttgtgcagttgtaggaaaagtacagtgtgcaacatgtggagaaagtccttttctcgctcgtgtgaactcgcgagaaaagttggactttccccacttgttgcacaatatactatttcagcgcgaaaactttgacctatacccctactatgcaaactatcttgaaaGGGTAGCAATGGTCGAGAAAACACGTACGGCGGAAATATTTTACACTAcaagatatattttattattattttatctcaaatcacggaatggtcgagtcgAGAGACACtgacggtcggctaaccagtgcatttaccctatatacAGTGGCTTAGGTAGCTATTAGACCCGGGTCGATCGCAACCCACCGACGAGATAATCGGGTCGAAAGACATAATATAATACAGTGGGAGATCAGGTAAGAAATTTACGAAATGGGTTGTTCTGAATAATGgtctattttcgaataaaaatgaacaaatttgtaAAACAGTCCCCCACTATGAACAGTAGAAAAGGACTTATTCTAGTTAACTAGACCTTCAAACTTCGATTTATCGAATCGAATAAATTATCgtataattcgataattatcgtaccGGTGGCAACGATGGATTTCGGAGTTACTTTCGAgctacaatttatttattttgtattattcaataGTTATGTCAACTAATGGGGCTATGTTAATTGGTGCTTTtatcttttgaaaatgaaataaaacaaaagtaaaagataatgaaatcaaactcaataaaaaataactatacTACGAGGTTGCAACAGGTAAGTCGAGTccgattgttcattaaattagTGGAGAAATGGTGGACTGTATAAGCGACAG
Above is a window of Harmonia axyridis chromosome X, icHarAxyr1.1, whole genome shotgun sequence DNA encoding:
- the LOC123686251 gene encoding histone H2A — translated: MSGRGKGGKVKGKAKSRSNRAGLQFPVGRIHRLLRKGNYAERVGAGAPVYLAAVMEYLAAEVLELAGNAARDNKKTRIIPRHLQLAIRNDEELNKLLSGVTIAQGGVLPNIQAVLLPKKTEKKS